One genomic window of Marinobacter arenosus includes the following:
- a CDS encoding Stp1/IreP family PP2C-type Ser/Thr phosphatase, producing the protein MGVQIAGRSHTGAVRENNQDVVVWQVRDGGDGALMLVADGMGGYQGGEIASRLAADSVMEALTPGLFGGEAPCKERLEAALVLANERIQARRAEDSQLDKMGTTLVVAWVEGSTAHIAHVGDSRCYLIRQSRADCLTRDDTVVQNMLEDGSISETDAPNVPFRNVLTRAVGAMDPLEISYGSHALKPGDQLLLCSDGLTNSVPQSDWEDLIKNADSTESAVDALIETALDNQASDNVSAVLMTLN; encoded by the coding sequence ATGGGCGTTCAGATTGCAGGCCGTAGCCACACCGGCGCCGTACGGGAAAACAATCAGGATGTGGTGGTGTGGCAGGTTCGTGATGGCGGCGATGGCGCACTGATGCTCGTCGCCGACGGTATGGGTGGGTACCAGGGGGGCGAAATCGCAAGCCGGCTGGCGGCGGATTCCGTCATGGAGGCACTCACGCCCGGGTTGTTCGGCGGTGAAGCACCCTGCAAGGAACGTCTGGAGGCTGCACTGGTACTCGCCAATGAACGCATCCAGGCACGACGGGCCGAGGACAGTCAGTTGGACAAGATGGGCACCACCCTGGTGGTGGCCTGGGTTGAGGGCTCCACAGCGCATATTGCCCACGTGGGGGATTCCCGCTGCTATCTGATCCGGCAATCTCGAGCGGACTGCCTGACCCGCGACGACACGGTGGTTCAGAACATGCTTGAAGATGGCAGCATCTCCGAGACGGATGCCCCCAACGTGCCGTTTCGAAATGTCCTCACGCGGGCGGTCGGTGCCATGGACCCACTTGAAATCAGCTACGGTAGCCACGCACTGAAGCCCGGTGATCAGTTGCTGCTGTGCTCGGATGGCCTGACCAACTCTGTCCCTCAGTCAGACTGGGAGGACCTGATCAAGAACGCTGACAGCACGGAATCCGCCGTGGATGCACTGATTGAAACCGCCCTGGACAATCAGGCGTCGGACAACGTGTCTGCAGTATTAATGACCCTGAATTAA
- a CDS encoding FHA domain-containing protein produces the protein MASFSQLVDNVVVNTFELEQPETRIGRRNDNDIQIDEISVSGHHAVIEAVPNAYLDGTIDYYITDSNSTNGTFVNDIRIESRQRLNSNDMVRVGWNEFRFIDEDENALEKTAYILD, from the coding sequence ATGGCATCGTTTTCACAGCTGGTAGACAACGTGGTCGTCAACACGTTTGAACTGGAGCAACCCGAGACCCGGATCGGCCGGCGCAACGACAACGATATCCAGATCGACGAGATTTCCGTGAGTGGTCATCATGCGGTGATCGAGGCCGTCCCCAACGCCTACCTCGACGGTACGATTGACTACTACATCACCGACAGCAACAGCACCAACGGCACCTTCGTCAACGACATCCGCATCGAGAGCCGTCAGCGCCTGAACAGTAACGACATGGTCCGGGTCGGCTGGAATGAGTTCCGTTTTATCGACGAGGACGAGAACGCGCTCGAGAAAACCGCCTACATTCTGGACTGA
- a CDS encoding glutamine amidotransferase: MSRQARVVILKTGTTYPTIREVSGDFEDWFVRGLSNELALTVVNVEQGDVPGNAHDWDGIVVTGSPAMVSDRASWSEATAQWLAGAVDQRIPVLGVCYGHQLLAHALGGEVGYHPEGRETGTKTIELLPVAESDLLFAGLPATFKAQLTHKQSVLGLPPGAVLLGRSQFEPHQAFRVGDCAWGVQFHPEFTDAIMTAYLGVQAPELAAENLDPDALLAAVEPAPVASSLLQRFSDLVIDNLD, encoded by the coding sequence GTGAGCCGCCAGGCCAGGGTCGTCATCCTGAAGACCGGAACCACCTACCCCACCATCAGGGAGGTTTCCGGTGATTTTGAGGACTGGTTCGTTCGGGGACTTTCGAACGAGCTCGCGCTCACCGTGGTCAACGTTGAGCAGGGTGACGTCCCCGGCAATGCCCACGATTGGGACGGCATCGTGGTGACGGGCTCCCCCGCCATGGTCAGTGACCGGGCATCATGGAGCGAAGCGACTGCCCAATGGCTGGCAGGCGCTGTCGATCAAAGGATTCCGGTTCTGGGCGTGTGCTATGGCCATCAGTTGCTTGCTCATGCCCTGGGCGGCGAGGTCGGGTACCACCCTGAGGGCCGTGAAACCGGCACCAAGACAATCGAACTGCTGCCGGTCGCCGAATCCGACCTACTGTTTGCCGGCCTGCCGGCAACGTTCAAGGCTCAACTGACCCACAAGCAATCGGTGCTTGGCCTACCGCCAGGAGCCGTTCTGCTGGGCCGCAGTCAGTTTGAACCCCATCAGGCATTCCGGGTTGGCGACTGCGCCTGGGGCGTCCAGTTCCACCCGGAATTCACGGACGCCATCATGACAGCCTACCTGGGCGTCCAGGCGCCCGAGCTGGCCGCCGAGAACCTGGATCCGGACGCACTGCTTGCAGCGGTCGAACCGGCACCGGTGGCCTCCAGCCTGCTGCAGCGCTTCTCCGATCTGGTCATCGACAACCTCGACTGA
- a CDS encoding YebC/PmpR family DNA-binding transcriptional regulator → MGRAYQNRKESMAKTAAAKTKVYSKYGREIYMAAKSGGTDPDGNLSLRGLIDRAKKDQVPSHVIEKAIDKAKGGAGEDYSPARYEGYGPGNCMVIVDCLTDNPNRTFGDVRLAFTKTKCKIGTPGAVAHMFDHCAIFAFKHDDEEAVLEALMEADVDVTDIENEGGLITVFTPNTEYAKARQALTEAFEGIDFEADEIQFLPKTTTQVEGDDIPLFEKFLDMLNDLDDVQNVFHNAQLPEQAE, encoded by the coding sequence ATGGGCAGAGCCTACCAGAACCGCAAAGAGTCGATGGCCAAAACGGCCGCAGCGAAAACCAAGGTCTACAGCAAATACGGTCGAGAGATCTACATGGCGGCCAAGTCCGGCGGCACAGATCCGGATGGCAACCTGTCCCTCCGAGGGCTGATTGATCGGGCCAAGAAGGACCAGGTACCGTCTCACGTTATCGAAAAGGCCATCGACAAGGCCAAGGGCGGCGCTGGCGAGGATTATTCCCCGGCCCGGTATGAAGGGTATGGCCCGGGCAACTGCATGGTGATTGTCGACTGCCTCACCGACAATCCGAACCGCACTTTCGGGGACGTCCGTCTCGCCTTCACCAAGACCAAGTGCAAGATCGGCACGCCGGGCGCCGTGGCGCACATGTTCGACCACTGCGCCATTTTCGCGTTCAAGCACGACGACGAAGAAGCCGTACTGGAAGCACTGATGGAAGCGGACGTCGACGTCACGGACATCGAAAACGAAGGCGGACTGATCACCGTTTTCACTCCCAACACCGAGTACGCCAAGGCTCGCCAGGCTCTGACAGAAGCCTTCGAAGGCATTGATTTTGAAGCCGACGAAATCCAGTTCCTGCCGAAAACCACCACCCAGGTGGAAGGCGATGACATTCCCCTGTTCGAGAAGTTTCTCGACATGCTGAATGATCTGGACGACGTCCAGAACGTGTTCCACAACGCCCAACTGCCCGAGCAAGCCGAGTGA
- a CDS encoding MBL fold metallo-hydrolase, whose translation MAAEPIVLFDNGHHKCLMFDSLVTGEGVQSNQFLIVDGKHEALIDPGGDLTYTPLSVAASRYMNIRDMDYVFASHQDPDIIGAIDRWIVHTRAKIVTSRLWARFLPHLVSGYVTSQLSGSVYDRIVSVPDAGANVKFGDSYLQCLPAHFMHSVGNLQFYDPVAKILFSGDLGASLGGEDDHLPVADFDKHIPSMIGFHRRYIASRKVCQLWANMVRELDVDMIVPQHGKRFEGPAMVERFLDWVSDMECGIDLMTQENYRRPVDYI comes from the coding sequence ATGGCAGCCGAGCCGATTGTTCTGTTTGATAACGGACACCACAAATGCCTGATGTTCGATTCACTGGTAACCGGCGAGGGCGTTCAGTCCAACCAGTTCCTGATCGTTGATGGCAAGCACGAAGCACTGATTGATCCGGGCGGAGATCTCACCTACACCCCCCTTTCTGTCGCGGCATCGCGGTATATGAACATTCGCGATATGGATTACGTCTTCGCGTCACACCAGGACCCGGACATCATCGGCGCCATCGACCGGTGGATCGTTCACACCCGGGCCAAGATTGTCACCTCCCGGCTCTGGGCGCGATTCCTGCCTCACCTGGTGTCCGGCTACGTCACCAGCCAGCTCAGCGGCAGCGTCTACGACCGCATCGTGAGCGTGCCCGACGCCGGCGCAAACGTGAAGTTCGGCGATTCCTACCTGCAGTGCCTGCCGGCCCACTTCATGCACTCGGTTGGCAACCTCCAGTTCTACGATCCGGTGGCGAAGATACTCTTCTCTGGCGACCTGGGCGCCTCACTCGGAGGCGAGGACGACCATCTGCCCGTCGCCGATTTCGACAAGCACATTCCCAGCATGATCGGCTTTCACCGCCGTTACATTGCTTCCAGAAAGGTCTGTCAGCTGTGGGCGAATATGGTGAGGGAACTGGACGTGGATATGATCGTGCCCCAGCACGGCAAGCGCTTCGAAGGACCGGCCATGGTTGAGCGCTTCCTGGACTGGGTGAGCGACATGGAGTGCGGAATTGACCTGATGACGCAGGAAAATTATCGGCGCCCGGTGGACTATATCTGA
- a CDS encoding SRPBCC family protein — MAMYTIEIEETFDVPRSKVFALFADHRRFGKLLGAPVKRIKDSDQADPNGIGSVRKIGIGPLGLKETILNFEPDSLIEYTITSMSPIKNHIGRILFEDTPEGYTRVHYTIRFEDIVPFTGKVVSSALEQGIRRGIKRVPELA, encoded by the coding sequence ATGGCTATGTACACGATTGAAATTGAAGAAACATTTGACGTTCCCCGAAGCAAGGTGTTCGCCCTGTTCGCGGATCACCGACGTTTCGGAAAGCTGCTGGGAGCCCCCGTCAAGCGCATCAAGGACAGCGACCAGGCCGACCCGAACGGCATAGGCTCTGTCCGCAAAATCGGTATCGGGCCGCTGGGCCTGAAAGAAACCATATTGAACTTCGAGCCGGATTCACTGATCGAGTACACCATCACCAGCATGAGCCCGATCAAGAACCACATCGGCCGAATCCTGTTCGAGGACACCCCGGAAGGCTACACCCGTGTCCACTACACCATTCGCTTCGAAGACATCGTGCCCTTCACCGGCAAAGTGGTCAGCTCGGCACTGGAGCAAGGCATCCGCCGGGGCATCAAGCGTGTGCCCGAACTGGCCTGA